A DNA window from Microcystis aeruginosa NIES-843 contains the following coding sequences:
- a CDS encoding CPP1-like family protein: MSEQNPYEQLGVTEESSFEEIQEAKQRLVQQYQNDSKIVELIESAYDSVLMDRLRMRQEGRIKVPDRIRFPERLTIPVESKPVTSSKSPHWWQSLIDTPSARDIGVPAVIYACLGAITLLVPDPSGSLLPLLLAFGVFVNIYFFNRKEKRFGRALLFTLAGLVLGVALGAGLASLAAKADLHIFGDRQIYALVTFLIFWVISSFFR; this comes from the coding sequence TACTGAAGAATCCTCTTTTGAAGAAATTCAAGAGGCCAAACAAAGACTGGTGCAACAGTATCAAAATGATAGCAAAATTGTCGAATTGATCGAGTCGGCCTACGATTCCGTCCTCATGGATCGACTGCGGATGCGACAGGAGGGTAGAATTAAAGTTCCCGATCGCATTCGTTTTCCTGAACGTCTGACGATTCCGGTGGAAAGTAAACCAGTTACTAGCAGCAAATCTCCTCACTGGTGGCAAAGCTTAATCGATACACCTTCTGCACGGGATATCGGTGTACCAGCAGTGATTTACGCTTGTTTAGGAGCAATAACGCTGTTAGTTCCCGATCCCAGTGGCTCCCTCTTACCGCTGCTCTTAGCTTTTGGCGTTTTCGTTAATATCTATTTTTTCAACCGCAAGGAAAAACGTTTTGGCCGCGCCTTACTATTCACTCTCGCTGGTTTAGTGCTAGGAGTCGCTCTGGGAGCGGGATTAGCCAGTTTAGCGGCCAAGGCTGATTTGCATATCTTCGGCGATCGCCAAATTTATGCGCTCGTCACTTTTCTGATCTTTTGGGTGATTAGTAGTTTTTTCCGTTAA
- a CDS encoding HAD family hydrolase, whose translation MLRLISDFDGPIMDVSERYYQVYQDCLQKTAYKGQIIGELSKAEFWQLKRDQVSEKRIGEMSGLDEDQARKFAHLRRQTVHTLPYLVHDRPVVGSLETLQKIQELKIDLVVMTMRRVSELDHAFNRHDIGRFFAANRRYCLNNNYTKTNDVRDKTLLMAKAAKELPAAADTWMVGDTEADIAAAKSQNIKVIGVLSGIRSRSRLESYEPDYIVNNLGEAVDVILGSLRAIG comes from the coding sequence ATGTTGAGACTAATTAGCGACTTTGACGGCCCGATAATGGACGTATCGGAGCGATATTACCAAGTTTATCAAGACTGTTTACAGAAAACCGCCTATAAAGGTCAAATTATCGGGGAATTATCGAAAGCGGAATTCTGGCAGTTAAAACGGGATCAGGTTTCTGAGAAGCGTATCGGGGAAATGTCAGGATTAGATGAAGATCAAGCGCGTAAATTTGCCCATCTTCGTCGTCAAACTGTCCATACTTTACCCTATCTTGTCCACGATCGCCCGGTGGTTGGTTCTTTGGAAACTCTCCAGAAAATCCAAGAGTTAAAGATCGATTTAGTCGTGATGACGATGCGGCGGGTATCCGAGCTAGATCATGCCTTTAATCGCCACGATATCGGTCGTTTTTTCGCCGCTAATCGTCGTTATTGTCTAAATAACAATTACACCAAAACCAACGACGTGCGCGACAAAACCCTGCTTATGGCTAAGGCCGCTAAAGAACTGCCGGCGGCTGCCGATACTTGGATGGTGGGGGATACGGAAGCGGATATTGCCGCCGCTAAAAGCCAAAATATTAAGGTTATTGGCGTATTATCGGGGATTCGCAGCCGTTCCCGTTTAGAGAGCTACGAGCCTGATTATATCGTCAATAACCTTGGGGAAGCAGTGGACGTGATCTTAGGCTCCCTACGAGCGATTGGTTAA